In Jannaschia sp. W003, the genomic stretch GTCGAGGCCGCCCTCGCCGCCACCGAGGCCGCCCTCGGCCCCGCCGACGTCCTCGTCAACGCCGCCGGCATCGCCGGCCCCAACGCCCCCGTCCACGAATACGACCCCGCCGCCTGGGCGCAGGTGATCGCCGTGAACCTCACGGGCACCTTCAACACCAACCGCGCCGTCGTCGGCGGCATGCGCGCGCGCGGCTACGGGCGCATCGTCAACGTCGCCTCCGTGGCCGGCAAGGAGGGCAACCCCAACGCCTCCGCCTACTCGGCCTCGAAGGCCGGCGTGATCGGCTTCACCAAGTCGCTCGCCAAGGAGCACGCCGACGTGGACGTCGCCGTGAACTGCGTCACGCCGGCGGCCGCCCGCACCCGCATCTTCGCGCAGATGAGCGAGGAGCACATCGCCTACATGCTCTCCAAGATCCCCCGCGGCCGGTTCCTGCGGGTCGACGAGGCCGCCGAGACCATCGCCTTCGCCGCCTCGCGCGCCAACAGCTTCACGACCGGCGCCGCCTTCGACCTGAGCGGGGGCCGCGCGACCTACTGACGGACGAGCCCCACCCCCAGAGCCGGGGCCCCTGCCCGCCACGCGCGCATCTGCCCCCCGACGGAGGCGCGACCTTCGACCGGGGACCCCGCCGCGAGGCCGGGGCGGAGTCGGACACTGCCGGCGGCCCTGTTGGATGACGTCCGACAGCGTGCGCTTACGCCCACACCGGAGACACGCCCCGGCCCCGAGCCGGGGCCTTGGCCCAAAGCCCGTCGCCATCGAGACGGACCGAGGCGCCGGCCGGAAGCCGATACCCCAACGCAGCGCCGGGGCGCCGCCCCGCGTCACCCACCCGCGCCTTACGACGCTGCCCGCTCCG encodes the following:
- a CDS encoding SDR family NAD(P)-dependent oxidoreductase → MDFTDQVAVVTGGAQGIGEAVARRLRELGARVALWDMDLALARQTAEAIGARAFPCDVADLASVEAALAATEAALGPADVLVNAAGIAGPNAPVHEYDPAAWAQVIAVNLTGTFNTNRAVVGGMRARGYGRIVNVASVAGKEGNPNASAYSASKAGVIGFTKSLAKEHADVDVAVNCVTPAAARTRIFAQMSEEHIAYMLSKIPRGRFLRVDEAAETIAFAASRANSFTTGAAFDLSGGRATY